Genomic window (Desulforhopalus sp.):
GAGGTCCTCGACCCCGATACCCTGGAGCCGGTGGCTCCGGGAGAGGTTGGCGAATTGGTTCTGACCACGCTTACCAAGGAGGCCTTCCCGGTCATTCGCTACCGAACCAGAGACCTGACCCGTCTGATAACCGAGCCCTGTCCCTGCGGCCGGACTCTTGTGCGGATGAGCCGGATCATGGGGCGTTCCGACGATATGCTGATTATCAAAGGGGTCAATGTCTTTCCCACCCAGATCGAGGCGGTGCTTTTTGATATTGAAGGCACCGAGCCACACTACCGGCTGATTGTCGAACGGGAGAACAATCAGGACAAGCTGACGGTATTGGTCGAGGTTGTCGAATCGATCTTCTTTGACGAGATGAAAAAGCAGAAGGCCCTGGTTGAAACCATCAAGAAGCGCCTGGCCTCGGAACTGGGCATCGGGGTGGAGATCAAGCTTGTCGAGGAACGGTCGCTGGAGCGTTTTGAAGGCAAGGGGGCACGGGTTATCGACAAGCGTCAGCTCTAGGCCCGGATGTTTTTTGAGCACCGCTTCCCTGTCGCTGGGGCGGTGCCGGATCTTATACCGCAAGGGCATGAGTTTCGTTTGAGCAGACGAGCTGCTCGACTCAGCTATATACCGCAAGGGCATGAGTTTCGTTTGAGCAGACGAGCTGCTCGACTCAGCTATATACCGCAAGGGCATGAGTTTCGTTTGAGCAGACGAGCTGTTCAACTCAGCTTTATTCTCCCGCTGATCCCGGCGGGATTTTTTGAAACCCCAGATAGGCCGAGAGAAACCGCGATTTTCCCACCGCGATAAAATGCTCATAGCTCCACGGCTCGCCGGTCAAAAGCTCTTTATGCTCGGGGTGAATGACGTAGACAGCAGCGGCGCAAAGGCCACGGCCTTCGGTTACGACCTGCACCTCCCGGCGGAGGTACTGCCTGCCCTCGAAACGGTCGAGCCGCTCCATGGCGGATGGTGGCAGATCCAGGTAGAGGACGCCTGCAACCTCACTCCCCGGCTGGGCGATGATGCCCGGATACTCCTCGCCGCGAATCCGCGAACGAAAATAGTCCTTGAGGCTTGCCGGGACGAAGTCAGGCTGGCAGCTGGCAACCTGGAACATGATATCACTGCACATCAGTGAGCCGTAGGTAAAGAGATTGAGCATGGCGGTGTAAACGGTAGTTATTAAAGGTGATAAGAAATTTTGCATTATACGATGGAGAACCATGAGAAGCAATAACCGGCAGCCTGATGAGCTCAGGCCATTATCGATAGAGCGGGGCGTGCAATACCAGGCCGACGCCTCTATCCTCATCCGTATGGGCAATACCCACGTGCTCTGCGGGGTGAGCGTGGAAGAGAAGGTGCCACCCTTCCTGCAGAACACTGGGCGCGGCTGGCTTACCGCCGAATACGGCATCCTCCCCTGCGCCACCAATAGCCGCTATCGCCGGGAAACCCAGGGACAGTCGGGGCGGACCATGGAGATCCAGCGCCTGATCGGCAGGAGCCTGCGGATGATGGTCGATCTTTCTATGATCGGTGAACGGACGCTGCGGGTTGACTGCGATGTCCTCAACGCCGACGGCGGCACCCGCACCGCCGCCATCACCGGCGGAGCACTGGCGGTCCGCGACGCCCTGGTAAAGCTGGTGCGGGACGGTAAACTTGAAAAACTCCCGGAAATTCTGCCGGTTGCGGCGATTTCCGCAGGAATTGTCGAGGGCACACCGCTGCTTGACCTGGATTACCAGGAGGATTCCGCCGCCGAAACCGATGCCAATTTCGTGATGGCCGGTGACGGCCGATGGATTGAAATCCAGGCCACTGCCGAGGGCGGACCCTTTTCCGATGAGGCCTATCTGGCCATTTCCGGCCTTGCCCGGCGCGGTATCGCCGATTTATTTCGGTTGTGGAAGGATGCCACCCCGGTAAACCGTTGATTCAATCGTCAAGGACTATAATAATGCGAAGAAAATTCAATGAGATAAGTAATAAAAGTACGATTGACGAGATCCTCCTCCGCTGCCGTGTCGGCAGACTGGCGACCACCGGCGGCGACGGCTATCCGTATATCACCCCGGTTAATTATGTTTACATGGATGGGGCAGTCTATTTTCATTGCGCCAGGCAGGGTGAAAAACTCGACAATCTGCAACGCGATCCCAAGGTGTGCTTTGCCGTCGATCGGCCGCTTGCCTACCTCGACACCGCCTACGACAAGAGTATGCCGGTCTGTGATGTCGGCCAGTATTACCAGTCGGTGGTCATTCGCGGCCGGGCGGAGATTGTCGAGGATGTCGTGGAAAAGGTGGCCGCCCTCAATGCCCTTATGGCCTGCCATGAAAATGTTCCGGACTTCGCCGAGATAACCGCCGAAACGCCGGCGGTGGCCTTGTGCACCGTTGTGGCGGTGCGGGTAGAACAGGTCACTGGTAAGGCCAACCTGGGTCAGAAAAAGCCCGCCGCCGAGAAGGAGAAAATTTGCGCGTATCTGCGCCGGAGGGGACTGCCGGGCGATCTGGAGGCCGCCGATCTTATCGGTTAGCCGAGGACGGAACCGGTCAGTGCAGATCGTTCAGGCAAGGAGTCGCTACAGGGATTGACGGTTTACCGGGATGGCGCCAAAAATTTTGAGAGGAGGGGAACAATGCATCTGGCTCTGGGTGTGGTGATTGGTTTTCTCGTAATGCTCCAGTTTGGCTTTGGCCATGCTCTTCTCGGTGGTCTGGTCGGGGCCTTGGCGGCGGAGGTACTCTCTCTTCGTAAGCGCCTGAATATCTTGGAACAAAAACCTGAAACCAAGGGCAGGCAGGAACAGGAAGTTGTCTTTTCACCGGTCAATGCCCAACCGGCCGCACCTGCTCGCCCTGCCGCACCGCTTGCAAGGCCACGGCCGGTACCGGTTGCCGCTCCATCCATGGCTGGTAGCAGTCACCAGCCGCCTAAGGAGCGGCAGCCAAACCTCCTCGACCGGTTTTTTGCGACCCTTGGCCAGGGGGCTGCCCGAGCCACCTCGACAATCAAAGAATTCTTCAGTACCGGCAATGTCGTATTGAAAATCGGTGTCATCATCGTCTTCTTCGGTGTCGCCTTCCTTCTCAAGTATGCCGCCCAGCGGGACATGGTGCCGCTTGAACTGCGTCTTGCAGGTGTAGCGATCTCCGGTATGGCGATGCTGGCAACCGGCTGGTGGCTGCGCCGCCGCAAGACCGGCTACGGCCTGGTTCTGCAAGGCGGAGGGGTCGGTATTCTCTACCTGGTGGTCTTTGGCGCCGCCAAGCTCTATGGCTTCTTGCCCATGGTCTTCGCCCTGGCGGTAATGGTCGGCCTGGTCGCCCTGTCCTGTCTGCTGGCGGTCCTTCAGGACGCCAAGTCCCTGGCGGTCTTCGGTATTGTTGGCGGCTTTCTCGCCCCGGTGCTGATGTCGACGGGTGGCGGCAGCCACGTCATGCTGTTTTCCTACTACGGTCTCCTCAATGCCGGGATCTTCGGCATCGCCTGGATGAAGGCCTGGCGCGACCTCAATCTCATCGGTTTTGTCTTTACCTTTGCCATCGGCACCTTCTGGGGCAGCAGCGGTTACCGGCCCGAGCACTTCGCCACCACCGAACCCTTCCTCCTGATATTCTTTGTCTTTTATGCTGGCATTGCCATTCTCTTTGCCCATCGCCAACCGGTCAATCTGCGGGGATTTATTGACGGTCCCCTGGTCTTTGGTCTGCCCCTGGTGGTTTCCGGCCTGCAGTATTATCTGGTCATGGATACTCAATACGGTCTGGCTTTGTCGGCCCTTGGCTTTGGCCTTTTTTACCTGAGCCTGGCAACCTTTTTGTGGCGCAGGCTCAGCGAGCGGATGCATCTGCTTGCCGAGGCATTTCTGGCACTCGGGGTGGTCTTTGGTACTCTGGCCATCCCTCTGGCTCTCGACGGACGCTGGTCGGCCTCGATCTGGGCCCTGGAAGGGGCGGGAATGGTATGGGTCGGAGTACGGCAGCAGCGGGTGGTTGCCCGTCACTTCGGCCTGCTGTTGCAAGCGGCGGCGGCCTTCATCTTCCTTGATTCGGTATGGTATCCGTTCAAGGCCTGGCCCTTTGCCAATCATCATTTCCTCGGTTGCGGATTTTTGGCCGGCGCCGGTCTGCTATCCGGATATTATCTCGATCGGCACAACGGTGAACTGAAAACCTGGGAGCGCTTTTACCCTTTGCCTCTGCTCGCCTGGGGCCTTGCCTGGTGGTATATCGGCGGGTTGCGGGAGGTGGACAGGCAACTGCCTGCCCGGGAGACGCTACACGGTTTTCTCCTCTATTGCTCGGCCACCACGATGCTTGTTGGCATTGCCGTGAAAAAGATTCACTGGCCTCGGCTGGCTTTGGCCCTGCTGCTGCAGTTGCCGGCAATGGTAATCCTTGTACCGGTAAGTTTCCTCGATCTCCATTCAGGTTCGCACCTGCTTGCCGGCTGGGGACTGGCTGCCTGGGCCATTGCCTTTATCGTCCAGTACCGGCTTCTCCATCTCTTTACCGGGGCATGGTCACGGCGTATCGAAATTGCCTGGCATCTCGGCACCCTCTGGTTGCTGGTCTTTGTCCTCAGTCATGAGGCGGCTTGGGCGGTAGGCCGCTTGACCGGGCTGGCTTCGGTTTGGGCATGGGTGTGCTGGGCGGTGGTACCCATCGGCGGCCTTTTCCTGCTGATGAATTGGCCAAATCTGACTCTCTGGCCTGTTGGGACATTTCGCTCGGCATATCTCGGGGTGGGAACCGTCCCACTCGCCGCAGCCCTTTGCATCTGGCTTGTCGCCTCCTTCAGCTTTGCCGGGAACCCAAGCCCACTCCCCTATCTGCCGGTCATAAATCCCCTGGAAATTTCTGGAATCATGGCAGTTTTTACCCTCTTTATGACACTGTCCCGGTGGACGGATATCGCTTCCTTCGGTGGTAAGCTGCCAAAGGAAAAACAGCTGCGCGGGGTGGTGGGTGTGCTGCTCTTCTTCCTTGTCAACAGTGTTGTCGCCCGGTCTGTGCATTTTTATGCCGGTATTCCTTACTATGCCGATTCACTGTATCATTCGGCGATTTTCCAGGCGGCCATTGCCGCACTATGGGGTGTCAGTGCCCTGGCGATAACTATTTGGGCGACCCGGCGAGGCAGCAGGCCACTGTGGACCGTGGGTGCCATTTTGCTCAGCATGGTGGTGTTGAAGCTGTTCATTGTTGATCTTTCAAGAACGGGTACCATCGCTCGTATTGTCTCGTTTCTGGTGGTGGGGGTGCTGATGCTCATTATCGGCTATTTTTCACCCATGCCGCCGAAGAAAAGTGAGGAAAAAAGTCCATGAGATACCTCTTTCTAAAACCGCAAGGGCATAGGTTTCGTTTTTGCAGACGAGCTACTCAACTCAGTTTTACAATGATACCGCTGCTTGCCCTGCAGGCTGCTTTTGCCGGTACTCAGGAGGTACGGCCTGACGATTTCGCCGCCGGCTACTACCTGGAGGTGACCAGCCCCGGCCCCCTCTATTCCCTGGAGCTGCCGCTGGATGTGTACCGGACGGTACGCCGTCCGGATCTCGGCGATATCCGGGTATTCAATGGAGCGGGAGAGGTGGTGCCGCACAGTTTACGAGATGTGGCAGTGCCTCCCGAGGCGGTTCGGAAAAAGGCCAGTGTGCCGTTTTTCCCCCTGTTTGAAAATACCGCCAACCCCGGCCAATCCGATCTGGCGATGCAGGTTGTTCGTAACAGCAGCGGTACCATCGTCAGTATCAATGCCGATCCTAAGCCCGGAGCCGGTGGCCCGCAAACAACCAGCTACCTTCTGGATCTCAGCGGCTTGAAGACGCCGGTTGGCGAACTGGATGTGCATTGGATCGCTGGACAGGGCTCTCCCGTCTACGCGGTGACCGTGCAGCATAGCAGCGACCTGCAGCGTTGGATTCCCTTAGTTGCCAATGCCCCCCTCGCCGACCTGCAGCATGGTGGGGCGCGGGTCGAAAAGAGGAATATCATTCTACCCTACGGCCCGCAGAAATACCTGCGGCTGACCTGGCAGGGTGGCACGCCTCTTGTCCTGAACCGGGTGGACGCCGTCTCGCCGATTGTCCCATCGCGCCAGCCGCGGCAATGGGATGATCTCGGCAGCGGTGTTGTCGATACTGGCGAAAAGGTACCGGCACTAAACTATAAGACCTCCCTCCGCCTGCCGGTCAGCAGTGCCCAGATGGTCTTTTTTGATAAAAACCCGACGGCAAGGATAGCCCTGCAGTCGCGGCCTACCGACAAAGATCCCTGGCATACCCGTTGCGAGCAGGTGTTTTATAAGCTTAGTTTCACAGCCTCGGAGGTGCGCAATGAACCCTGTGTCTTCCAACCGACTACCGATACCCTCTGGCGGGCGGTGGTACGTGAAGATGGGGCGGGGATAGGATCCCGGCAACAGATCCCGACCCTGCAGCTTGGCTGGAATCCCAGCGAACTGGTGTTTATCGGCAGGGGGGAGCCGCCATTTCTCCTTGCCTTCGGCAGTGCCGGACTCGAGCAGCAGGACCGGGGCGACAGTACCGTCGTCCTCCAGGCGCTCAACGCCGGCCCGGCAAATCAGGGGATTGGTTCGGCTCGTCTTGGCAGCAGAAGGGAATTGGGCGGGGAAAGGGCGCTGAAAAGTCTGCCGCCTCCGCCGCCATGGAAGAAGTGGCTGCTTTGGGGCGTTTTGGTTGCTGGTGTCGCCTGTCTGGCGGGGATGGCCCGTAGCCTTATCAAGGAAATGAATAAAAAGGCAATAAATCAGACGACGTCCGAGAAGTAACCGGGTACTGTACCTGTTCGTCAAAGGCAAGGGAGCTGACTCGGCAATCCCTCATGGAGACTGCGGGGAAAATCTTCTTTGTTGAAGTATTTTCATAAATTTTCAGGGAAATAAAGAATGTTCCGATCATTTTATCAAAGCAGGAAGTGGTTTGTTTGGGCCTATGGCGGTGGCTTGGTGTTACTGCTTGCCCTGTTTTTCCAGGTGCAGCTGACGGTTCAACTCAATGAATGGTACGGCGGCTTTTACAATATCCTACAAAAGGCTACCGAACATAAGGTTGAAGAGTTCTGGGCGAGCATGGTGCAGTTTGCCAGGATTGCCTTCCCCTACGTGTTGATTGCCACCCTCACCTCGTACTTTACCCGGGTCTACTCCTTTAAATGGCGGGAGGCCATGACCTTTTCCTACGTGGCAAAATGGCAGCTTGTCGAAACCGAGGTGGAGGGTGCCAGCCAGCGTATCCAGGAGGATATCTACCGCTTTGCCAGGATTGTCGAAAGCCTCGGCCTGCAGGTCATCCGGGCGATCATGACCCTTATTGCCTTTTTGCCGATTCTCTGGGGCCTGAGCAAGGGTGTTGATCTGGAGCTGATCAAGACGGTCCCCGGCAGCCTGGTTTGGGTGGCCCTGATAGTCTCTCTTGGCGGCCTGCTGATTTCCTGGTTTGTCGGCATCAAACTGCCGGGCCTGGAGTATAACAATCAAAAGGTGGAGGCGGCCTTCCGCAAGGAGCTGGTTTATGCCGAGGACGATAAGGTAAAATATGGCCGCACCGAGACCATCGTCGAGCTCTTCACCGGCCTGAAGTTCAACTACAACCGGCTGTTTCTCCACTATGGCTATTTTGATATCTGGGTCAATTTCTTCGAGCAGCTGATGGTCATCGTCCCCTACCTGATCATGGGGTCGGGCTTGTTCTCCGGGCTCATCACCCTCGGTGTGCTGGTGCAGGTATCGAACGCCTTCAGCAAGGTGCGCGAGTCCTTCTCCATCTTTATCGCCAACTGGACGACCATCACCGAACTTCGCTCCATCCACAAGCGTCTCAAGGAATTTCAGCTAAATATAAACTACTGATGATGCGGCAGGTATTTTAGGCCGCCGGAGGCATCGGCTCAGGCAGGGGAGTATTTGGCCATGATCAAGGTGATATTGTCCATTCCTCCCCTTTTGAGGGCGCTCTTGACCAGGAAGTCGGTGGTTGATTTCAGATCCGTTGAATGCATCAATTCAGCGACGATTTGTTCCGGGAGGACCAGATTGTGAAATCCATCGGTGGACAGCAGGAGAATATCGCCTGGGTCGAGCTCGACCGAACCGGTCTCCGGGCTGTCCAAAAGGCTGCCCAGTGCCTGGTCGAGGATGTTTCGTGAGTAATGATCGGCCACTTCCTCGGGAGTGATCTCGCCCTCTTCTACCAGGTAACGCGCCAGGTTCTGGTCTTCAGTGAGCTGTCTGAGTATTCCCCGTCTATAGATGGACAACCGGCTGTCGCCGACATGTACCCAGCTGGCACGGCCTTCGCGGATAAAGACACAGAGGAGCGTCGTTCCCATGCCCTCAAGGGCCGTATCTCTCTCGGCAGCGGCTAGGATGAATCTATCTGTTTCCACCGCAAGCGCCGCCAGAACCTCTTCTTCCATCCCTTTTGCAATCAGCGGCATATTGGCCAGTTTGCCTCTCAGTATTTCCGCGGCATAATCCCCGGCCGCCTGCCCGCCCAGTCCGTCGGCAACCGCGAATAGCAGGGTGTTATCGGCAAACCTTTTAAAATAATAGCGATCTTCATTGGCCTTTTTCACAAGGCCGATATGCGTTGCCGCATATAAAGTGAGGTTCCCCTGTGTCGTATCGAAGGAGTGTTCCTCCTCTTGCACTCTTTGGTAAAAGCTGCAATTCTTACATGTATCTATTTTTTCGGCAAAAGTACCCATTATTTGCTGGTCGCAAAAGGTGCCGGCGACGAGCCAGCAGGATCTTCCGGCGTTTACCCCATTGTTGAAGGTGTTGAGGGCAGTTTCCGCTGCCGCCGGACAAATACCATCCTTGTCGGCCATGCAACCGCCGGGTTCGCGGCCGCATTTCTTGTACTGCCAGCAATTTATTTTAGGTGTTGTCATTAATGGTCAATTGGTGTCTTGATTTTTATGTTGATCCTGTCTGCTCGTCGGTTTTGAAAACCTGGATTTCGATGTCCAGTTCTTCCGACAAACGGATGAACTCCAGCAGTATGCGATCCAAATCTTCCCGTTTCTTTCTGGAATACCTGCAGATTATCGTCGCGCTCTCCTGCTGTTTTGTTCGAGACGGCAGGGCGACTACATGTTGGTTGTATAAAGGCGCCAGATCGTCGAGTACCTCAGCAATGTCCTGATAGCGATCCTTTCTCATATGTTGACAGGCCTTAACAATAATACGTCGTAATTCCGGCGGGATTTCCGGCAGCAGATCTGCCGGGTCGGGCAGCACCCTTTGGCCATTCTCCTGAAAGATCGTCAGTATCTCGTCGGTGGTAAACGGCAGTTGCCCGGTGATCAGCTCAAAGGCGGTAATACCCAGGGCGTATATGTCGCTGCACCGATCTGCCCAGCCCTCTTCGAGCAGTTCCGGTGCCTGGTAGGCAAGTGTACCGCCGATCTGCTCGTCCTCCGTGCCCACCGGGCAGGCCAGACCGAAGTCGAGGATCTTGATACGATCATCCGGCAACACCATAATATTGTCGGGATTAATGTCCCGGTGGATGATGTTTTTGGCATGGGCATAGCTCAGACCGGCGCAGATTTGCTGGAGGTACTGTATTGCCAGCAGCTGCGGAATCCTGCCGAGCCGGCCGAGAAGGCTGCGCAGGGACTCGCCGTGAAGATATTCGGTAACAATGAACACGGTTTTATACCGCTCTTCAAAATCATAGACCCTGAGAATATTTTCATGGTTCAGGGAAGCGATGATCTGCGCTTCCTTTCGAAAATTTTGAAGAAAAGCGGAATCGATGACCATGTTGTGGCGCATCATCTTGATCGCCACCACCATTTGCAGATCTTTATGTACCGCCTTGTAAACAATCGAGTAGGCCCCACGGCCGATGATGTCGGTGGCGATATACTTACCGATGCGCCGGTCGGCAACCGGCCGTTTGGAGTCAAACTGGCTGGCGACGATTTCCGTCACCAAGGAGAGAAGCTCGGGATTGTTATGGGAGATATTGTCGATCTGGTGCTTGTTGAGCACCCACAGCTGCATGTCGGTTTCCGCCTCAACATGCGACTGGCGCGGTTCGCCAGTAAAAAGCCCGCGGATGCCGACAATATCGCCGCGGCTCCAATGGCCGGCCGGGTGCAGGCAACCATCCTTTTCGACGACCGCCAGGCAAGTCCCTTGCTGGATGATATAGGCGGTGTCTTCAACGCCCCCCTGCACCAGAAAACGTTCGCCGGCCTTCACCCATCGGTACGTCAACTCTCCCAGAAAGGAGTCATCCCTGGTGTCGGTAAGCAGCCTCAGCAGTTTGGTGGGAGTGCCGCTTGCGCCCTCCTGGTGGCTGACAAAGGAAAAAAAGTCGCATTTGACGCATGATTGTCTCTTGGCGTGAAAGGCCCCCTGTGTTGTTCCCTCGCAAAAGGTTCCCGCCACCGCCCAGCAGATTCTCCCGCCATTTATGCCACTATTTATGCCATCGAATGAATCATCAAGGGCGGCGGGGCAGATCCCCATCTCC
Coding sequences:
- a CDS encoding putative transporter; its protein translation is MFRSFYQSRKWFVWAYGGGLVLLLALFFQVQLTVQLNEWYGGFYNILQKATEHKVEEFWASMVQFARIAFPYVLIATLTSYFTRVYSFKWREAMTFSYVAKWQLVETEVEGASQRIQEDIYRFARIVESLGLQVIRAIMTLIAFLPILWGLSKGVDLELIKTVPGSLVWVALIVSLGGLLISWFVGIKLPGLEYNNQKVEAAFRKELVYAEDDKVKYGRTETIVELFTGLKFNYNRLFLHYGYFDIWVNFFEQLMVIVPYLIMGSGLFSGLITLGVLVQVSNAFSKVRESFSIFIANWTTITELRSIHKRLKEFQLNINY
- a CDS encoding gamma-glutamylcyclotransferase — its product is MQNFLSPLITTVYTAMLNLFTYGSLMCSDIMFQVASCQPDFVPASLKDYFRSRIRGEEYPGIIAQPGSEVAGVLYLDLPPSAMERLDRFEGRQYLRREVQVVTEGRGLCAAAVYVIHPEHKELLTGEPWSYEHFIAVGKSRFLSAYLGFQKIPPGSAGE
- a CDS encoding pyridoxamine 5'-phosphate oxidase family protein, translating into MRRKFNEISNKSTIDEILLRCRVGRLATTGGDGYPYITPVNYVYMDGAVYFHCARQGEKLDNLQRDPKVCFAVDRPLAYLDTAYDKSMPVCDVGQYYQSVVIRGRAEIVEDVVEKVAALNALMACHENVPDFAEITAETPAVALCTVVAVRVEQVTGKANLGQKKPAAEKEKICAYLRRRGLPGDLEAADLIG
- a CDS encoding DUF2339 domain-containing protein, with the protein product MHLALGVVIGFLVMLQFGFGHALLGGLVGALAAEVLSLRKRLNILEQKPETKGRQEQEVVFSPVNAQPAAPARPAAPLARPRPVPVAAPSMAGSSHQPPKERQPNLLDRFFATLGQGAARATSTIKEFFSTGNVVLKIGVIIVFFGVAFLLKYAAQRDMVPLELRLAGVAISGMAMLATGWWLRRRKTGYGLVLQGGGVGILYLVVFGAAKLYGFLPMVFALAVMVGLVALSCLLAVLQDAKSLAVFGIVGGFLAPVLMSTGGGSHVMLFSYYGLLNAGIFGIAWMKAWRDLNLIGFVFTFAIGTFWGSSGYRPEHFATTEPFLLIFFVFYAGIAILFAHRQPVNLRGFIDGPLVFGLPLVVSGLQYYLVMDTQYGLALSALGFGLFYLSLATFLWRRLSERMHLLAEAFLALGVVFGTLAIPLALDGRWSASIWALEGAGMVWVGVRQQRVVARHFGLLLQAAAAFIFLDSVWYPFKAWPFANHHFLGCGFLAGAGLLSGYYLDRHNGELKTWERFYPLPLLAWGLAWWYIGGLREVDRQLPARETLHGFLLYCSATTMLVGIAVKKIHWPRLALALLLQLPAMVILVPVSFLDLHSGSHLLAGWGLAAWAIAFIVQYRLLHLFTGAWSRRIEIAWHLGTLWLLVFVLSHEAAWAVGRLTGLASVWAWVCWAVVPIGGLFLLMNWPNLTLWPVGTFRSAYLGVGTVPLAAALCIWLVASFSFAGNPSPLPYLPVINPLEISGIMAVFTLFMTLSRWTDIASFGGKLPKEKQLRGVVGVLLFFLVNSVVARSVHFYAGIPYYADSLYHSAIFQAAIAALWGVSALAITIWATRRGSRPLWTVGAILLSMVVLKLFIVDLSRTGTIARIVSFLVVGVLMLIIGYFSPMPPKKSEEKSP
- a CDS encoding DUF3999 domain-containing protein: MIPLLALQAAFAGTQEVRPDDFAAGYYLEVTSPGPLYSLELPLDVYRTVRRPDLGDIRVFNGAGEVVPHSLRDVAVPPEAVRKKASVPFFPLFENTANPGQSDLAMQVVRNSSGTIVSINADPKPGAGGPQTTSYLLDLSGLKTPVGELDVHWIAGQGSPVYAVTVQHSSDLQRWIPLVANAPLADLQHGGARVEKRNIILPYGPQKYLRLTWQGGTPLVLNRVDAVSPIVPSRQPRQWDDLGSGVVDTGEKVPALNYKTSLRLPVSSAQMVFFDKNPTARIALQSRPTDKDPWHTRCEQVFYKLSFTASEVRNEPCVFQPTTDTLWRAVVREDGAGIGSRQQIPTLQLGWNPSELVFIGRGEPPFLLAFGSAGLEQQDRGDSTVVLQALNAGPANQGIGSARLGSRRELGGERALKSLPPPPPWKKWLLWGVLVAGVACLAGMARSLIKEMNKKAINQTTSEK
- a CDS encoding protein phosphatase 2C domain-containing protein; amino-acid sequence: MTTPKINCWQYKKCGREPGGCMADKDGICPAAAETALNTFNNGVNAGRSCWLVAGTFCDQQIMGTFAEKIDTCKNCSFYQRVQEEEHSFDTTQGNLTLYAATHIGLVKKANEDRYYFKRFADNTLLFAVADGLGGQAAGDYAAEILRGKLANMPLIAKGMEEEVLAALAVETDRFILAAAERDTALEGMGTTLLCVFIREGRASWVHVGDSRLSIYRRGILRQLTEDQNLARYLVEEGEITPEEVADHYSRNILDQALGSLLDSPETGSVELDPGDILLLSTDGFHNLVLPEQIVAELMHSTDLKSTTDFLVKSALKRGGMDNITLIMAKYSPA
- the rph gene encoding ribonuclease PH; translated protein: MRSNNRQPDELRPLSIERGVQYQADASILIRMGNTHVLCGVSVEEKVPPFLQNTGRGWLTAEYGILPCATNSRYRRETQGQSGRTMEIQRLIGRSLRMMVDLSMIGERTLRVDCDVLNADGGTRTAAITGGALAVRDALVKLVRDGKLEKLPEILPVAAISAGIVEGTPLLDLDYQEDSAAETDANFVMAGDGRWIEIQATAEGGPFSDEAYLAISGLARRGIADLFRLWKDATPVNR
- a CDS encoding protein kinase produces the protein MQMREQKLNCWEFKKCGREKNGRNVQEMGICPAALDDSFDGINSGINGGRICWAVAGTFCEGTTQGAFHAKRQSCVKCDFFSFVSHQEGASGTPTKLLRLLTDTRDDSFLGELTYRWVKAGERFLVQGGVEDTAYIIQQGTCLAVVEKDGCLHPAGHWSRGDIVGIRGLFTGEPRQSHVEAETDMQLWVLNKHQIDNISHNNPELLSLVTEIVASQFDSKRPVADRRIGKYIATDIIGRGAYSIVYKAVHKDLQMVVAIKMMRHNMVIDSAFLQNFRKEAQIIASLNHENILRVYDFEERYKTVFIVTEYLHGESLRSLLGRLGRIPQLLAIQYLQQICAGLSYAHAKNIIHRDINPDNIMVLPDDRIKILDFGLACPVGTEDEQIGGTLAYQAPELLEEGWADRCSDIYALGITAFELITGQLPFTTDEILTIFQENGQRVLPDPADLLPEIPPELRRIIVKACQHMRKDRYQDIAEVLDDLAPLYNQHVVALPSRTKQQESATIICRYSRKKREDLDRILLEFIRLSEELDIEIQVFKTDEQTGST